The genomic window TTAGATTACCCAGCGTATGAAAATGGTCAGCATTGGCCTCATCGGCAATGGCATCCAACAAAGAGAGGGAGAGATCCAACTGCTCCTCCAACTGCTCTTCAACCGCGACAAAAAGATTGATCAAAGAGAGGGAGTCCAACACCCCACCTTCCCCAACCAAAATGGTCGCGGCCTGATCACCCTGAAGATGGTTCTCTGGGGGGAGCTGCCGGTTTAGTTCCGTAATGGCGTCGGCCAAAATGGTTTCAATGGTCTGTTGATTCATGGTTTATCTCTCTATGGCTTGCGCAACAAAAGTGGCTTGACCACTTCTGGGTAGGGCGTTGGTATCCAGTCTGGGCAGTGTCAGTAGGGTGTCGCGGTTAAAATCCACCGCTAAAGGTTCGGTGGTAACCGCCATGTCAAAACCATACGCCTGCAATACCTGTTGGGTGGTGGCATTATAACCCCCATATGGGTAGCAGAAACTGGCGAGGGATTGGGTCGCCCCCAGGGTATCCAAAAAGGTACGGGTTTTTTTAATATCCGCCCGTTGAGCCGCTTCATCCTGGTGGTTTAACCAATCGTGTTGATCACCATGCCCCCCTACATGCATACCGGCCTCAATCATCACCTTCAATTGGGCAGCATCAACATACAGTTCATTGGCAAAAGCTGCTTCATCGGTGGTCACAAACTGGCTGAACAGGCGGTGGGTGATGCTTTGACGCAGATCTTCTGGCAAAACATGTTGCAACATGCGCTTGAAATAGATCACCTCAGCCGTGTCATAGC from Magnetococcus sp. PR-3 includes these protein-coding regions:
- a CDS encoding polysaccharide deacetylase family protein; protein product: MSRSLHIVMYHYVRPLKHSRYPEIKGLEKDGFLGQLDYIQNHYNVVSMHQVAEAMKGGDPLPEQSALLTFDDGYLDHYLHVFPHLMDRGLTGAFFPPVCAVDRREVLDVNKIHFILASVEHKDALVSALNDAVNAAHTSHALESVAHYEAAWKKPFRYDTAEVIYFKRMLQHVLPEDLRQSITHRLFSQFVTTDEAAFANELYVDAAQLKVMIEAGMHVGGHGDQHDWLNHQDEAAQRADIKKTRTFLDTLGATQSLASFCYPYGGYNATTQQVLQAYGFDMAVTTEPLAVDFNRDTLLTLPRLDTNALPRSGQATFVAQAIER